The Streptomyces sp. NBC_01244 genome contains a region encoding:
- a CDS encoding alpha/beta fold hydrolase: protein MAFVPAGAVRFHVQQLPATAHAAGPDTADRPVVVFLHGLVVDNLSSFYCPLAVPVARGGHEVVLYDLRGHGRTERPATGYDSRTAVRDLFALLGALGLGHRRVHLVGNSYGGTLALHAALARPDLVAGLTLLEPPLSGAWVDNMVDTLSAAALSLEDSAVPAELLTLRLRKAANLTAIADDLLNRTTLIDDIAASRTFTPADYAALRCPVLIVCGEHSELVPGALELARHAPQVTAVEILPGLGHDVLKENSGALRAAVLAHLDATATAAAGARPATAAAPTSTVRPRAGALVR, encoded by the coding sequence ATGGCCTTCGTTCCCGCGGGCGCCGTCCGCTTCCACGTCCAACAGCTCCCGGCCACCGCGCACGCCGCCGGCCCCGACACCGCCGACCGCCCCGTGGTCGTGTTCCTGCACGGACTGGTCGTCGACAACCTCTCCTCCTTCTACTGCCCCCTGGCCGTCCCGGTGGCCCGGGGCGGGCACGAGGTGGTCCTCTACGACCTGCGCGGCCACGGCCGTACCGAGCGCCCGGCCACCGGCTACGACAGCCGCACCGCCGTACGGGACCTCTTCGCCCTGCTCGGCGCGCTCGGCCTCGGACACCGCCGGGTGCACCTCGTGGGCAACAGCTACGGCGGGACCCTGGCGCTGCACGCCGCCCTCGCCCGGCCCGACCTGGTCGCCGGGCTCACTCTGCTCGAACCCCCGCTCAGCGGAGCCTGGGTGGACAACATGGTGGACACCCTGTCGGCGGCCGCCCTCAGCCTCGAGGACAGCGCGGTACCCGCCGAGCTGCTCACCCTGCGGCTGCGCAAGGCGGCCAACCTCACGGCCATCGCCGACGACCTGCTCAACCGCACCACCCTCATCGACGACATCGCCGCGAGCCGCACCTTCACCCCGGCCGACTACGCCGCACTGCGCTGCCCCGTCCTGATCGTCTGCGGCGAGCACTCCGAACTGGTCCCGGGGGCCCTGGAACTGGCCCGGCACGCCCCGCAGGTCACCGCCGTCGAGATCCTGCCGGGCCTCGGGCACGACGTGCTCAAGGAGAACAGCGGAGCGCTGCGCGCGGCCGTACTCGCCCACCTCGACGCGACGGCCACGGCCGCGGCGGGGGCACGCCCGGCGACGGCGGCGGCCCCGACGTCGACGGTGCGACCGCGGGCGGGAGCGCTGGTCCGATGA
- a CDS encoding acyl carrier protein, with the protein MAADILAEITGMLVEIVGDEHLLADEVTMKTTFNEDLALESIEFVALAELLHHRYGAEVDLMGFLSEKDMDGILAMSVGELVTHIGRITHASLTHASLTHATRTRASASGARAAAATGSDG; encoded by the coding sequence ATGGCAGCTGACATCCTCGCCGAGATCACCGGCATGCTCGTGGAGATCGTCGGTGACGAGCACCTCCTCGCGGACGAGGTCACGATGAAGACGACGTTCAACGAGGATCTCGCCCTGGAGAGCATCGAGTTCGTCGCCCTCGCCGAACTCCTCCACCACCGCTACGGCGCCGAAGTCGACCTGATGGGCTTCCTGTCCGAGAAGGACATGGACGGCATCCTCGCCATGTCCGTGGGCGAACTCGTCACGCACATCGGCCGGATCACCCACGCCTCCCTCACCCACGCCTCCCTCACGCACGCCACCCGCACCCGTGCCTCGGCGAGCGGCGCCCGCGCCGCGGCCGCGACCGGATCGGACGGCTGA
- a CDS encoding polyketide synthase, whose translation MGAVFPGAADLAAYRRNLLAGTDCIGDVPPGRWDPEVYYDPGGATGPVSGDRFYCRRGGFVDGLAAFDPTRFGIMPATVEGAEPDQMLALHATAEAIADAGGESRLPADRSRIGVVLGRGGFMGVATARLDQRVRTAHQLAQTLRELAPELGERRIAAVRSAFQEALGPERPDASIGLVPSFTAARTANRLDFHGPAYTLDAACASSLLAVDQAVGLLAGGRCDAVIAGAVHHCHIATLWSVFTQLRALSPSERIRPFDRRADGTLLSEGTGVVLLKRLADAERDGDRIYAVIRGTGVAGDGRAASLMSPLVAGQVRALERAWREAGLDPRAPGALGLLEAHGTGTPVGDTAELNTLAQVFGPSAGGGAGVGAGRDTGFDTGPETGLDAGNAIGNAIGFGSVKSMLGHTMQASGMAGLIKAALAVHEGVLPPTLHLEEPHPGLARTRMRPVMAAQPWERGPAPRRAGVNAFGFGGINAHVVLEEAPGAARRAAPPGLSAPARPAAPVRRFLPLGGPAAPVGAPAREEVLLLAASDAAELSARLASGSPVSGGDGSCRLAVVGPTPQRLALAAKVVARGRPWRGRGEVWFTPAPLGGRLAFLFPGLEPEFAPALDDVADRLGLERPRLTRGEELTERALDAIATGRFLARVLPELGIQADVLAGHSLGEWAAMVSAGMYRQDAADTFLDSLRPGSVKVPDLVYAALGCGTRRAEAALHGLDGVVVSHDNCPHQSVVCGTPAEVATALERLKAEGVLGQELPFRSGFHTPMWEPYLGQVRAAFARLPLQPGTLPLWSATTCAPFPPEPEAVRELVVRHLLEPVRFRALTTRLYEDAGVRGFVTLGPGSLPGFVEDTLRDRPHFSVAASSPRLTGLAALRRTCAALWTEGHAPRWDRLAPAPGGTGGPDRACAGPAGPARPPAARAAGRAVLLDLGSPLVRLGEAARAALTGLLPQATTPTAPTPTAPAPADPRPVLLSALDAILTEGQPEPESQPQPQPQPQPQSQPESQSRTHTLRLSLATLPYVRDHCVYLQPDGWTEDSDRFPVVPMTTMLELAAEAALRDAPPGLAVIGYERVRALRWLPVEPALDLEVTVRPAGSGRVRVTLGEYADVFVLLGERYGSLPGPDTTPLSEPRPAPVSAEALYRDRWMFHGPRFAGVHEVRAVGSDGIRGVLRALPDPGALLDAAGQLFGHWMQLRLPVDRLVFPATVDGIRFSGPPPAPYELVSATARIREVRDVTVRGDIELLRADGRVWARIDGWTYRRFGADERVWPMKFTPEVCGIGEPRPEGWCLARRRWTDPASQELVMRRYLGAAERAAYERLGPRARAPWLLGRIAAKDALRHLLWDGGAGPVFPAEVPIGNDPAGRPFAGGALAGGVHLTIAHKDRIAVALAHPGLPVGIDVEHVTTDPDALIRIALAPGELALAERLAAQEGAGLPAALTALWCAKEAAAKAAGTGLAGRPRDWRTTGDPGSGELRVLSPDGHAYPVRTTLLALADAPLAHPDHVVAWTDRPATPSPVPFHLTETSHGS comes from the coding sequence ATGGGGGCCGTGTTCCCGGGCGCCGCGGACCTCGCCGCCTACCGCCGCAACCTCCTGGCCGGCACGGACTGCATAGGCGACGTCCCGCCGGGCCGCTGGGACCCCGAGGTGTACTACGACCCGGGCGGCGCCACCGGACCGGTCTCCGGCGACCGGTTCTACTGCCGTCGTGGAGGCTTCGTGGACGGGCTCGCGGCCTTCGACCCGACCCGGTTCGGCATCATGCCGGCCACCGTGGAAGGGGCCGAACCGGACCAGATGCTGGCCCTGCACGCCACGGCCGAAGCCATCGCCGACGCGGGCGGCGAGAGCCGCCTGCCTGCCGACCGCTCGCGGATCGGGGTCGTGCTGGGGCGCGGCGGCTTCATGGGCGTGGCCACCGCCCGGCTCGACCAACGGGTCCGTACGGCACACCAGTTGGCGCAGACCCTGCGGGAGCTGGCGCCCGAGCTCGGCGAGCGGCGGATCGCCGCGGTGCGCTCCGCCTTCCAGGAGGCGCTGGGCCCCGAACGGCCCGACGCCTCGATCGGACTCGTACCGAGCTTCACGGCCGCCCGGACCGCCAACCGGCTCGACTTCCACGGACCGGCCTACACCCTGGACGCGGCCTGCGCCTCCTCCCTGCTGGCCGTCGACCAGGCGGTGGGGCTGCTGGCCGGCGGCCGCTGCGACGCGGTGATCGCCGGAGCGGTGCACCACTGCCACATCGCCACCCTGTGGAGCGTGTTCACGCAGCTGCGCGCCCTGAGCCCCAGCGAGCGGATCCGCCCCTTCGACCGGCGCGCCGACGGAACCCTGCTCTCCGAGGGCACCGGGGTGGTGCTGCTGAAGCGGCTGGCCGACGCGGAGCGGGACGGAGACCGGATCTACGCGGTGATCCGCGGCACCGGCGTGGCCGGGGACGGCAGGGCGGCGAGCCTGATGAGCCCGCTCGTCGCCGGCCAGGTACGGGCGCTGGAACGGGCCTGGCGGGAAGCGGGTCTCGATCCGCGGGCGCCCGGCGCGCTGGGGCTGCTGGAGGCGCACGGCACCGGGACTCCGGTGGGGGACACGGCCGAACTGAACACCTTGGCCCAGGTGTTCGGACCGTCTGCGGGCGGTGGTGCGGGGGTCGGGGCAGGCCGCGACACCGGCTTCGATACCGGCCCCGAAACCGGCCTCGACGCCGGGAACGCGATCGGGAACGCAATCGGCTTCGGCTCGGTGAAGTCCATGCTCGGCCACACCATGCAGGCCTCCGGCATGGCCGGGCTGATCAAGGCCGCGCTCGCGGTGCACGAGGGGGTGCTGCCGCCGACCCTGCACCTGGAAGAGCCGCACCCCGGCCTGGCCCGGACCCGGATGCGGCCGGTGATGGCGGCCCAACCGTGGGAACGCGGGCCGGCGCCGCGCCGGGCCGGAGTGAACGCCTTCGGCTTCGGCGGCATCAACGCGCACGTGGTGCTGGAGGAGGCTCCCGGCGCCGCGCGCCGCGCCGCGCCCCCGGGCCTGTCGGCGCCCGCGCGACCGGCGGCGCCCGTACGCCGGTTCCTGCCCCTGGGCGGCCCGGCCGCCCCGGTGGGGGCTCCCGCGCGGGAAGAGGTGCTGCTGCTGGCGGCCTCCGACGCGGCCGAGTTGTCGGCCCGGCTCGCATCCGGCTCCCCGGTGTCCGGCGGCGACGGGTCCTGCCGGCTCGCCGTCGTGGGTCCCACGCCCCAGCGGCTCGCGCTCGCCGCGAAGGTGGTGGCGCGCGGCAGGCCGTGGCGCGGGCGCGGGGAGGTGTGGTTCACGCCCGCGCCGCTGGGAGGCCGGCTCGCCTTCCTGTTCCCGGGCCTGGAGCCCGAGTTCGCCCCGGCGCTGGACGATGTGGCGGACCGGCTCGGACTGGAGCGGCCCCGGCTGACCAGGGGCGAGGAGCTGACGGAGCGGGCCCTGGACGCCATCGCGACGGGCCGCTTCCTCGCCCGGGTGCTGCCCGAACTCGGCATCCAGGCCGATGTGCTGGCGGGCCACAGCCTGGGGGAGTGGGCGGCGATGGTGTCCGCCGGGATGTACCGGCAGGACGCGGCCGACACCTTCCTGGACTCGCTGCGACCCGGTTCGGTGAAGGTGCCCGACCTGGTCTACGCGGCACTGGGGTGCGGGACCCGGCGGGCGGAGGCCGCGCTGCACGGACTGGACGGCGTGGTGGTCAGCCACGACAACTGCCCGCACCAGTCGGTCGTCTGCGGGACTCCCGCCGAAGTGGCCACCGCTCTCGAGCGGTTGAAGGCCGAGGGTGTCCTCGGCCAGGAACTCCCCTTCCGTTCCGGCTTCCACACGCCCATGTGGGAACCCTACCTCGGCCAGGTGCGCGCCGCCTTCGCCCGACTGCCCCTCCAGCCCGGGACCTTGCCCCTCTGGTCGGCGACCACCTGCGCGCCGTTCCCCCCGGAGCCCGAAGCGGTGCGCGAGCTCGTGGTCCGCCATCTGCTCGAGCCGGTCCGCTTCCGTGCGCTGACGACGAGGCTGTACGAGGACGCGGGCGTCCGGGGCTTCGTCACGCTGGGCCCGGGCAGCCTGCCGGGCTTCGTCGAAGACACCCTGCGCGACCGCCCCCACTTCTCGGTGGCGGCCTCCTCGCCCCGGCTCACCGGCCTCGCCGCCCTGCGGCGCACCTGCGCCGCCCTGTGGACCGAGGGCCACGCCCCGCGCTGGGACCGCCTGGCCCCGGCCCCCGGCGGAACGGGAGGCCCGGACCGGGCCTGCGCCGGACCTGCCGGACCTGCCCGACCACCGGCAGCGCGGGCGGCCGGGCGAGCCGTGCTCCTGGACCTCGGTTCGCCGCTGGTCCGCCTCGGCGAGGCCGCACGCGCCGCCCTGACCGGCCTCCTGCCACAGGCCACCACCCCGACCGCCCCCACCCCGACCGCCCCGGCGCCCGCGGACCCCCGGCCGGTCCTCCTCTCCGCCCTGGACGCGATCCTCACCGAAGGACAGCCCGAGCCGGAGTCCCAGCCACAGCCCCAGCCACAGCCACAGCCTCAGTCCCAGCCGGAGTCCCAGAGCCGGACCCACACCCTGCGCCTCTCCCTCGCCACGCTGCCCTACGTACGGGACCACTGCGTCTACCTGCAGCCCGACGGATGGACGGAGGACTCCGACCGGTTCCCCGTCGTCCCCATGACGACGATGCTGGAGCTGGCGGCCGAGGCCGCGCTGCGGGACGCCCCGCCCGGCCTGGCCGTCATCGGCTACGAGCGGGTACGGGCCCTGCGCTGGCTCCCCGTGGAGCCGGCCCTCGACCTGGAGGTCACCGTACGGCCCGCCGGATCCGGGCGGGTGCGCGTGACCCTCGGGGAGTACGCCGACGTGTTCGTCCTCCTCGGAGAACGCTACGGATCCCTGCCCGGCCCCGACACGACCCCGCTGAGCGAGCCCCGGCCGGCCCCGGTCAGCGCCGAGGCCCTCTACCGGGACCGGTGGATGTTCCACGGCCCCCGCTTCGCCGGGGTGCACGAGGTGCGGGCCGTCGGCTCGGACGGCATCCGGGGCGTGCTGCGGGCGCTGCCCGACCCGGGGGCGTTGCTCGACGCCGCCGGGCAGCTCTTCGGGCACTGGATGCAGTTGCGGCTTCCCGTGGACCGGCTGGTGTTCCCCGCCACCGTGGACGGCATCCGCTTCTCGGGGCCCCCGCCGGCCCCCTACGAGCTCGTCTCGGCCACGGCCCGGATCCGCGAAGTCCGCGATGTCACCGTGCGCGGCGACATCGAGCTGCTGCGGGCCGACGGCCGGGTATGGGCCCGGATCGACGGCTGGACGTACCGCCGCTTCGGCGCCGACGAGCGGGTCTGGCCGATGAAGTTCACCCCGGAGGTCTGCGGCATCGGCGAACCCCGTCCCGAAGGCTGGTGCCTGGCCCGCCGCCGCTGGACCGACCCCGCCTCGCAGGAGCTGGTGATGCGCCGCTACCTCGGCGCCGCCGAGCGCGCCGCCTACGAGCGGCTGGGGCCGCGGGCCCGGGCACCCTGGCTGCTGGGCCGGATCGCCGCCAAGGACGCGCTGCGCCACCTGCTCTGGGACGGCGGAGCCGGGCCGGTCTTCCCCGCCGAGGTGCCGATCGGCAACGACCCGGCCGGGCGGCCCTTCGCCGGGGGCGCCCTGGCCGGGGGAGTCCACCTGACGATCGCCCACAAGGACCGGATCGCGGTCGCCCTCGCCCACCCCGGTCTGCCGGTCGGCATCGACGTGGAACACGTGACCACCGACCCCGACGCGCTCATCCGCATCGCCCTCGCGCCGGGCGAACTCGCCCTGGCCGAGCGGCTGGCGGCCCAGGAGGGCGCCGGACTCCCGGCCGCGCTCACCGCCCTGTGGTGCGCCAAGGAGGCGGCCGCCAAAGCCGCCGGAACCGGACTCGCAGGACGCCCGCGCGACTGGCGGACCACCGGCGACCCGGGCTCCGGCGAGCTGCGGGTGCTCTCCCCGGACGGGCACGCGTATCCGGTGCGCACCACCTTGCTCGCGCTCGCGGACGCGCCACTGGCCCACCCCGACCACGTGGTCGCCTGGACCGACCGGCCCGCGACTCCGTCCCCCGTCCCCTTCCACCTCACGGAGACCAGTCATGGCAGCTGA
- a CDS encoding class I SAM-dependent methyltransferase has translation MTRSPLPFPARMPLSARLSVPLLLPGVRWTSALLLAALGAGTVRAARRLRAVPVLPMAAYADAGLPRAAGWRLLTADGVEPDTATFLAACAHADREGLQVLDLLPGDLPAERVLSLLRLVDPAGYRQDRLGEGRGAGFAVLVTEEVLARAGVDPAGPGATPADLMAVIRRVKEFAADATGLAIAPALSCGPRAAATGPARAAELRAQGLPPLALAAAQLAGLALLAGVAVRQGRWGAAAAGLYWIQPYLALGRPGTPLRPADLARATAARPVRSLGAALSTAAATSRTPGAEPVRPESVAADCLPAASVQAYRADLAAGTDRFFEPRRPDCPWCGSLQLTVRVRVPDMLQGKPGRFTLEQCGACGHVFQNPRLSLEGLEFYYRDFYDGRGGEGAATVFGRLGAAYRGRAEMLRPHTDPVSWLDVGTGHGHFCNAARAVWPDTRFDGLDMGDGVREAERRGWAETGYQGQFPEFAVKLAGQYEVVSMYHYLEHTRDPLTELDTAAAVLAPGGYLTIELPDPESRMARLLGPAWLPWFQPQHQHLIPSSNLREALADRGFTVLAEEHGPAHQGNDFFGAVALTATRLAPDPDRPWGPPATTGRRVLTGAVRLASLPCFAAAAVLDGLRSAAARRTDGGNAYRMLARKDEL, from the coding sequence ATGACGCGCTCCCCGCTCCCTTTCCCCGCCCGGATGCCCCTCTCCGCGCGCCTGTCCGTGCCCCTCCTTCTGCCCGGCGTCCGGTGGACCTCCGCCCTGCTGCTCGCCGCCCTCGGCGCGGGCACCGTCCGCGCCGCCCGCCGACTGCGGGCGGTCCCGGTGCTGCCCATGGCCGCGTACGCGGACGCCGGGCTACCGCGCGCCGCCGGGTGGCGGCTGCTCACCGCCGACGGGGTGGAGCCCGACACGGCCACCTTCCTCGCCGCCTGCGCGCACGCCGACCGGGAGGGGCTGCAGGTACTGGACCTGCTGCCGGGGGACCTGCCCGCCGAGCGGGTGCTCAGCCTGCTGCGCCTGGTCGACCCGGCCGGCTACCGGCAGGACCGGCTCGGCGAGGGGCGCGGCGCCGGGTTCGCCGTGCTCGTCACCGAGGAGGTGCTCGCCCGCGCCGGGGTGGACCCGGCGGGCCCGGGCGCCACTCCGGCGGACCTCATGGCCGTGATCCGGCGCGTGAAGGAGTTCGCCGCCGACGCCACGGGACTGGCCATCGCACCCGCCCTGAGCTGCGGACCACGAGCCGCCGCCACCGGACCGGCGCGGGCGGCCGAACTGCGCGCCCAAGGACTGCCGCCCCTCGCGCTCGCCGCCGCGCAGCTCGCCGGGCTGGCCCTGCTGGCGGGTGTCGCCGTACGCCAGGGACGGTGGGGGGCCGCCGCGGCGGGGCTGTACTGGATCCAGCCCTACCTCGCCCTCGGGCGGCCCGGCACACCCCTGCGTCCCGCAGACCTCGCCCGGGCCACGGCCGCCCGGCCCGTACGCTCCCTCGGCGCGGCCCTGAGCACGGCCGCCGCGACGTCCCGTACGCCGGGGGCCGAGCCGGTCCGACCGGAGTCCGTGGCGGCCGACTGCCTCCCGGCCGCCTCCGTCCAGGCGTACCGGGCCGACCTGGCCGCCGGGACCGACCGGTTCTTCGAACCGCGCCGGCCGGACTGCCCCTGGTGCGGTTCCCTCCAGCTCACCGTCCGGGTCCGGGTGCCCGACATGCTCCAGGGCAAGCCCGGCCGGTTCACCCTGGAACAGTGCGGAGCCTGCGGGCACGTGTTCCAGAACCCCCGACTCTCCCTGGAGGGACTGGAGTTCTACTACCGCGACTTCTACGACGGCCGCGGCGGCGAGGGCGCGGCCACCGTGTTCGGCCGGCTCGGCGCCGCCTACCGCGGCCGGGCCGAAATGCTCCGCCCGCACACCGATCCCGTGTCCTGGCTCGATGTGGGCACCGGACACGGCCACTTCTGCAACGCGGCACGCGCCGTGTGGCCCGACACCCGCTTCGACGGGCTCGACATGGGCGACGGGGTCCGCGAGGCCGAGCGACGCGGCTGGGCGGAGACGGGCTACCAGGGCCAGTTCCCGGAGTTCGCGGTCAAACTGGCCGGCCAGTACGAGGTGGTCAGCATGTACCACTACCTGGAGCACACCCGGGACCCGCTCACCGAACTGGACACGGCGGCCGCCGTCCTCGCCCCCGGCGGCTACCTCACCATCGAACTCCCCGACCCCGAGTCCCGGATGGCCCGGCTGCTCGGTCCGGCCTGGCTGCCCTGGTTCCAGCCGCAGCACCAGCACCTGATCCCCTCCTCGAACCTGCGCGAGGCGCTGGCCGACCGGGGCTTCACCGTCCTCGCCGAGGAACACGGGCCCGCCCACCAGGGCAACGACTTCTTCGGTGCGGTGGCCCTGACCGCGACCCGGCTGGCCCCCGACCCGGACCGCCCCTGGGGGCCCCCGGCCACCACCGGCCGGCGCGTTCTGACCGGCGCCGTACGGCTGGCCTCGCTGCCCTGCTTCGCCGCCGCGGCGGTGCTCGACGGACTGCGCAGCGCCGCCGCCCGCCGCACGGACGGCGGCAACGCCTACCGGATGCTGGCCCGCAAGGACGAGCTGTGA
- a CDS encoding galactokinase produces the protein MTGPGARTGPVAAVVPAVTVPAVTVPAVPAVTVPDPAAAGPGPGAPTGGDLARRATADPLFRLVAYALEAAHGRPPAAVWSAPYTFHLGSPGLVAAAGWPVAAAAAPRADGVVRLSSLAHPADGCDLPLTLSGPPPATPAWAARPYALLRALARAGYGRGGTDLHVQGSLTAAAGLATEEAADCAVALAVADVHTPPGEDPDRVRLARLMAEALPDGDDALRRGALFARPGRALLLGDGVPRPEARRQRQRYVVFDPAGSGARLVLLALRPDPDGAQDRTADLARAVGCARRAGALSAWPPGQRPGRSVLVLLPEARLTEVRAAVAEDFRDRGLSVPRFLNITVAGAARREA, from the coding sequence GTGACGGGCCCCGGCGCGCGGACCGGCCCGGTCGCCGCCGTCGTCCCCGCCGTCACCGTCCCCGCCGTCACCGTCCCCGCCGTCCCCGCCGTCACCGTCCCCGACCCGGCCGCCGCCGGCCCCGGCCCCGGGGCCCCCACCGGAGGAGACCTCGCCCGCCGGGCCACCGCCGATCCCCTCTTCCGCCTGGTCGCCTACGCCCTGGAGGCCGCCCACGGCCGCCCCCCGGCCGCCGTCTGGAGCGCCCCGTACACCTTCCACCTGGGCTCCCCGGGCCTCGTCGCCGCGGCCGGCTGGCCGGTCGCGGCCGCGGCGGCCCCGCGCGCCGACGGCGTGGTACGGCTCAGCTCCCTGGCCCACCCGGCGGACGGCTGCGACCTCCCCCTGACCCTGTCCGGTCCGCCGCCCGCCACCCCGGCCTGGGCCGCCCGTCCCTACGCGCTGCTGCGCGCGCTGGCCCGGGCCGGGTATGGCCGGGGCGGGACCGACCTGCACGTGCAGGGCTCCCTCACCGCGGCCGCCGGGCTGGCCACGGAGGAGGCGGCCGACTGCGCGGTGGCGCTCGCGGTGGCCGACGTCCACACACCGCCGGGCGAGGACCCGGACCGGGTGCGGCTGGCCCGGCTCATGGCGGAGGCGCTGCCGGACGGAGACGACGCCCTGCGCCGGGGCGCCCTCTTCGCCCGGCCGGGCAGGGCCCTGCTGCTCGGCGACGGCGTGCCCCGGCCGGAGGCCCGGCGGCAACGCCAGCGGTACGTGGTCTTCGACCCGGCCGGGTCGGGCGCGCGCCTGGTGCTGCTGGCCCTGCGGCCGGACCCCGACGGCGCGCAGGACCGTACGGCCGACCTGGCCCGGGCCGTCGGGTGCGCCCGCCGGGCCGGAGCCCTGAGCGCCTGGCCGCCCGGGCAGCGGCCGGGGCGGAGCGTGCTGGTCCTGCTGCCCGAGGCCCGGCTGACGGAGGTCCGGGCGGCGGTCGCGGAGGACTTCCGCGACCGGGGGCTGTCCGTGCCCCGGTTCCTGAACATCACCGTCGCCGGAGCGGCCCGCCGCGAGGCGTGA
- a CDS encoding glycosyltransferase yields MRVLFTVPPLAGHVNPTVAVGAELAARGHEVAWTGPPGALARLLPEHARILSAGAEAGGDYAMMHARWRDLRGVGALRFLWEEALVPLARAMLPGVVRAVGAFRPDVVVADQQALAGPVAARRLGVPWVTSASTSAELTLPFADFPKVGEWVAAQIAGLLAECGADPEPAGAPWDPRFSERLVLVFSSRELVGGDRKFPPHYAFVGPAFGARPSVPGFPWERLDPERRRVLVSLGTLNQEAGGRFYGAVLGAAERLDKEVQLVLVAPAALVGAVPGNVLRRDSVPQLALLRHLDAVVCHGGHNTVCEALAHGLPLVVAPIRDDQPIVARQVVEAGAGVRVRFGRTRAEELRDALTAVLDEPGHRRGARRIQASFAAAGGAAAAADRLEELV; encoded by the coding sequence ATGAGGGTGCTCTTCACGGTGCCGCCGCTCGCGGGGCACGTCAATCCGACCGTGGCGGTCGGCGCCGAACTGGCCGCCCGCGGCCACGAGGTCGCCTGGACCGGCCCGCCCGGGGCGCTGGCCCGGCTGCTGCCCGAGCACGCCCGGATCCTCTCCGCCGGCGCGGAGGCGGGCGGCGACTACGCGATGATGCACGCCCGCTGGCGCGATCTGCGCGGGGTCGGGGCGCTGCGGTTCCTCTGGGAGGAGGCGCTGGTCCCCCTGGCCAGGGCGATGCTCCCCGGCGTGGTCCGGGCGGTCGGCGCCTTCCGGCCGGACGTGGTCGTCGCCGATCAGCAGGCCCTGGCCGGCCCGGTGGCCGCGCGGCGGCTCGGTGTGCCCTGGGTGACCTCCGCCAGCACCTCGGCCGAACTCACCCTTCCCTTCGCGGACTTCCCGAAGGTCGGAGAGTGGGTCGCCGCGCAGATCGCCGGACTGCTGGCGGAGTGCGGGGCCGATCCCGAGCCGGCCGGGGCGCCGTGGGATCCGCGGTTCTCGGAGCGGCTGGTCCTGGTCTTCTCCAGCCGCGAACTGGTCGGCGGGGATCGGAAGTTCCCGCCGCACTACGCCTTCGTCGGTCCGGCCTTCGGGGCCCGGCCGTCCGTACCCGGATTCCCCTGGGAACGGCTGGATCCCGAGCGGCGGCGGGTGCTCGTCTCGCTGGGAACCCTCAACCAGGAGGCCGGGGGCCGGTTCTACGGTGCGGTGCTGGGCGCCGCCGAACGGCTCGACAAGGAGGTCCAGTTGGTCCTGGTGGCTCCCGCCGCGCTGGTCGGTGCCGTCCCCGGGAACGTACTGCGGCGCGACAGCGTCCCGCAGCTTGCGCTGCTGCGCCACCTGGACGCGGTCGTCTGCCACGGCGGCCACAACACCGTCTGCGAGGCCCTCGCGCACGGGCTGCCGCTGGTGGTCGCCCCGATCCGCGACGACCAGCCGATCGTCGCCCGGCAGGTCGTGGAAGCCGGGGCCGGGGTGCGGGTGCGGTTCGGCAGGACCAGGGCCGAGGAACTGCGCGACGCGCTGACGGCCGTCCTGGACGAACCCGGCCACCGCCGGGGCGCCCGGCGGATCCAGGCCTCATTCGCCGCGGCCGGCGGGGCCGCCGCCGCGGCCGACCGGTTGGAGGAACTCGTATGA